One region of Mycolicibacterium insubricum genomic DNA includes:
- the cei gene encoding envelope integrity protein Cei → MVAQITDGTTFDRRGLPFRRRNYLPGIIVLAVLAVITAVVWSMAVSQTTAPTEAVACNPPPMAADGTRPSLGEPVTAATMSAVTPAKPADTRVRVLNASGQGGQASEVSGALRDLGFAQPDAGNDPLYAGTRLSCQGQIRFGEHGKAAAAAVWLVAPCTELYRDDRTDSSVDLAIGTDFTAIAHSPDIETVLAGLRPESTEPVDQALVKRIHAASC, encoded by the coding sequence GTGGTCGCACAAATCACCGATGGCACGACGTTCGACCGGCGCGGATTGCCGTTTCGGCGACGCAACTACCTGCCCGGAATCATCGTGCTGGCGGTGCTGGCGGTGATCACCGCGGTGGTGTGGTCGATGGCGGTGTCCCAGACCACCGCGCCGACCGAGGCCGTCGCCTGCAACCCCCCGCCGATGGCCGCCGACGGCACCCGTCCGAGCCTGGGCGAACCGGTGACCGCGGCGACGATGAGCGCGGTGACACCGGCCAAACCGGCCGACACCCGGGTCCGGGTGCTCAACGCCAGCGGCCAGGGCGGGCAGGCATCGGAGGTCTCCGGGGCGCTGCGCGACCTGGGATTCGCCCAGCCCGACGCCGGCAACGACCCGCTGTACGCCGGCACCCGGTTGAGCTGCCAGGGCCAGATCCGGTTCGGTGAACACGGCAAGGCCGCCGCGGCTGCGGTCTGGCTGGTCGCGCCGTGCACCGAGCTCTACCGCGACGACCGCACCGACAGTTCGGTGGACCTGGCCATCGGCACGGATTTCACCGCCATCGCGCACAGCCCCGACATCGAGACCGTGCTGGCCGGTCTTCGGCCGGAGTCCACCGAGCCGGTCGACCAGGCGCTGGTCAAGAGGATCCACGCCGCCAGTTGCTGA
- the dut gene encoding dUTP diphosphatase gives MSTPLAVVRLDPGLPLPVRSHPGDAGVDLHSADDVDLAPGRRALVGTGIAVAIPHGMVGLVHPRSGLAARAGLSIVNAPGTIDAGYRGEIKVCLINLDPGQPIRISRGDRIAQLIVQRIELPDLVEVASFEEAGIADTSRGSGGHGSSGGHASL, from the coding sequence GTGTCCACCCCGTTGGCGGTCGTCCGCCTCGACCCCGGATTGCCGCTGCCCGTCCGCTCCCACCCCGGCGACGCCGGCGTCGACCTGCACTCGGCCGACGACGTGGACCTGGCGCCGGGCCGGCGTGCGCTGGTCGGCACCGGGATCGCCGTCGCCATCCCGCACGGGATGGTCGGGCTGGTGCATCCGCGTTCGGGCCTGGCCGCCCGGGCCGGCCTGTCCATCGTCAACGCGCCGGGCACCATCGACGCCGGCTACCGCGGCGAGATCAAGGTGTGCCTGATCAACCTCGACCCGGGCCAGCCGATCCGGATCAGCCGCGGCGACCGGATCGCCCAGCTGATCGTGCAGCGCATCGAACTGCCGGACCTTGTCGAGGTCGCCTCCTTCGAGGAGGCTGGAATCGCGGACACCAGCCGCGGCTCCGGGGGACACGGATCCTCGGGCGGGCACGCGAGCCTGTGA
- a CDS encoding potassium channel family protein: MKVAIAGAGAVGRSIARELLENGHDITLIERKEENFETDSIPAAHWVLGDACELSLLESVSLQDSDVVIAATGDDKANVVLSLLAKTEFAVPRVVARVNDPRNEWLFDASWGVDVAVSTPRMLASLVEEAVAVGDLVRLMKFRSGTANLLEVTLPENTPWGGRPVRKLDLPRDAALVTILRGQRVIVPEPDEPLEGGDELLLVATPEAEDALRELLLPG; the protein is encoded by the coding sequence ATGAAGGTGGCAATCGCCGGGGCCGGGGCGGTCGGCCGCTCCATCGCTCGCGAGCTGTTGGAGAACGGCCACGACATCACCCTGATCGAGCGCAAGGAGGAGAACTTCGAGACCGACTCCATTCCGGCGGCGCACTGGGTTCTCGGGGATGCCTGCGAGCTGAGCCTGCTGGAGTCGGTGTCGCTACAGGACTCCGACGTGGTGATCGCGGCAACCGGTGACGACAAGGCCAACGTGGTGCTGTCCCTGTTGGCCAAGACCGAGTTCGCGGTGCCGCGAGTCGTGGCGCGGGTCAACGATCCGCGCAACGAATGGCTCTTCGACGCGTCCTGGGGCGTCGACGTCGCGGTGTCCACCCCGCGGATGCTCGCCTCGCTGGTGGAGGAGGCCGTCGCCGTCGGGGATCTGGTGCGGCTGATGAAGTTCCGCTCCGGCACCGCCAACCTGCTGGAGGTCACCCTGCCGGAGAACACTCCCTGGGGCGGACGGCCGGTGCGCAAGCTGGACCTGCCGCGCGATGCCGCCCTGGTGACCATCCTGCGCGGTCAGCGGGTGATCGTGCCGGAGCCCGACGAGCCGCTGGAGGGCGGCGACGAGCTGCTGCTGGTGGCTACCCCGGAGGCCGAGGACGCGTTGCGGGAGCTGCTACTGCCCGGCTGA
- the ppgK gene encoding polyphosphate--glucose phosphotransferase, producing the protein MTSTSTPPGNHSLGIDVGGTGVKGGIVDLDTGLLIGERFKLPTPQPSTPDAVAMTVAEVVAHFGWHGPVGVTYPGVIVDGVVRTAANVDESWLGTNVAQAYSEALGGRPVTVLNDADAAGLAEQRFGAGRNHSGVIVLLTFGTGIGSAVIHNGQLLPNTEFGHLEVGGKEAEHRAAASVRERKEWSYKRWTREVSRVLVAVENAVWPDLIIAGGGVSRKGDKWIPLLTNRTPVVAAELQNTAGIVGAAMVSAGAR; encoded by the coding sequence ATGACCAGCACCAGCACCCCGCCGGGGAATCACAGCCTCGGCATCGACGTCGGCGGCACCGGCGTCAAGGGCGGAATCGTCGACCTGGACACCGGCCTGCTAATCGGTGAGCGCTTCAAACTGCCCACCCCGCAACCGTCCACCCCCGACGCGGTGGCGATGACCGTCGCCGAGGTGGTCGCGCATTTCGGCTGGCACGGCCCGGTCGGGGTGACCTACCCCGGGGTCATCGTCGACGGCGTGGTGCGCACCGCGGCCAACGTCGACGAGAGCTGGCTGGGTACCAACGTCGCGCAGGCCTACTCCGAGGCCCTGGGCGGGCGGCCGGTGACGGTGCTCAACGACGCCGACGCGGCCGGCCTGGCCGAGCAGCGGTTCGGCGCCGGACGCAACCACAGCGGGGTGATCGTGCTGCTGACCTTCGGCACCGGGATCGGCTCGGCGGTGATCCACAACGGTCAGTTGCTGCCAAACACCGAATTCGGCCACCTCGAGGTCGGCGGCAAGGAGGCCGAGCATCGGGCGGCGGCGTCGGTGCGGGAGCGCAAGGAGTGGAGCTACAAGCGCTGGACCAGGGAGGTCTCCCGGGTTCTGGTCGCCGTGGAAAACGCCGTCTGGCCGGATCTGATCATCGCCGGCGGCGGGGTCAGCCGTAAGGGCGACAAGTGGATTCCGTTGCTGACCAACCGCACTCCGGTGGTGGCCGCCGAGTTGCAGAACACCGCGGGCATCGTGGGCGCGGCAATGGTCTCGGCTGGCGCACGCTAG
- a CDS encoding DedA family protein yields the protein MHIDAFLQTIPPLAVYLTVGLVIGLESLGIPLPGEIALVSAALLASRSDLQIDPVMVAAAATTGAIVGDTIGYSIGRRFGMSLFVWLGGRFPKHFGPGHVALAGQLFDRWGGWAVFFGRFVALLRILAGPLAGALRMHYPRFLAANASGAVVWAGGTTAVVYFLGMAAERWLSRFSWVALVLAVLVGIVATRLLRERTSALIKELEDEHDWDTLRNRRG from the coding sequence ATGCACATCGATGCGTTTCTGCAGACCATCCCGCCGCTGGCGGTGTACCTGACGGTGGGTCTGGTGATCGGGCTGGAATCCCTGGGGATCCCGCTGCCCGGCGAGATCGCCCTGGTCAGCGCCGCACTGCTGGCGTCGCGCTCCGATCTGCAGATCGATCCGGTGATGGTGGCCGCCGCGGCGACCACCGGCGCCATCGTCGGTGACACCATCGGCTACTCGATCGGCCGCCGGTTCGGCATGTCCCTGTTCGTCTGGCTGGGCGGCCGGTTCCCGAAACACTTCGGGCCGGGTCACGTCGCGCTGGCCGGACAACTGTTCGACCGCTGGGGCGGCTGGGCGGTGTTCTTCGGCCGCTTCGTCGCACTGCTGCGAATCCTGGCCGGCCCGCTGGCGGGCGCGCTACGGATGCACTACCCGCGGTTTCTCGCCGCCAACGCCAGCGGTGCGGTGGTCTGGGCCGGTGGCACCACCGCGGTGGTGTATTTCCTCGGGATGGCCGCCGAGCGCTGGCTGTCCCGGTTTTCCTGGGTTGCCCTGGTGCTCGCGGTCCTGGTCGGCATCGTGGCGACCCGGTTGCTGAGGGAACGCACGTCGGCGCTGATCAAAGAGCTCGAAGACGAACACGATTGGGACACGCTGCGCAACCGGCGCGGCTGA
- a CDS encoding DUF3093 domain-containing protein, protein MSGTLMTTPTVRYRERLWVPLWWWPLGMGLTTLLALELNVALYTLPNWVGFAVLLPVAAVVLLWLGRHVVKVTATADGQAELWVDDAHLPTSAIERTAAVPASAKSAALGRQFDPAAFLAHRPWIGPMVLVVLDDPDDPTPYWLVSSRHPDRVVAALTV, encoded by the coding sequence GTGTCAGGAACGCTGATGACCACGCCGACGGTCCGCTATCGGGAACGGCTGTGGGTGCCGCTGTGGTGGTGGCCGCTGGGAATGGGGCTGACGACCCTGCTCGCGCTGGAACTCAACGTCGCGCTCTACACCTTGCCGAACTGGGTGGGGTTCGCCGTATTGCTGCCGGTGGCCGCCGTCGTGCTGCTGTGGCTGGGCCGGCACGTGGTGAAGGTGACCGCGACGGCTGACGGCCAGGCCGAACTGTGGGTCGACGACGCTCATCTGCCCACTTCGGCCATCGAGCGGACCGCCGCGGTGCCGGCATCGGCCAAATCTGCCGCCCTGGGCCGTCAGTTCGACCCGGCGGCGTTCCTGGCGCACCGGCCGTGGATCGGCCCGATGGTGCTGGTGGTTCTCGACGATCCGGACGACCCGACGCCCTACTGGCTGGTGAGCAGCCGACATCCGGATCGCGTGGTGGCCGCCCTCACGGTGTAG
- a CDS encoding DUF3710 domain-containing protein: MALGRNKDGKNTDGKAKDDDRAVDAPADDLDDDLDAVTADDEDGPFDIEDFDDPEVATQGRLDLGSVLIPMPADGQLQVELNPAGVPAAIWVLTPNGRFTIAGYAAPKSPGLWREVATELAESLRNDGAQVSIQTGPWGREVVGSAAGVVRFIGVEGYRWMIRCVVNGAPETIDALAVEARAALADTVVRRGDEPMPVRTPLPVQLPEPMASQLRAAAAAQAQGQQVPDAEPTPDQQAPVARRSAQGSAMQQLNTIIGG; the protein is encoded by the coding sequence ATGGCACTGGGCAGAAATAAAGACGGCAAGAACACCGACGGCAAGGCGAAGGACGACGACCGGGCGGTCGACGCCCCGGCCGACGACCTCGACGACGACCTGGATGCGGTGACCGCCGACGACGAGGACGGTCCGTTCGACATTGAGGACTTCGACGACCCCGAGGTGGCGACCCAGGGCCGGTTGGACCTGGGCTCGGTGCTGATCCCGATGCCGGCCGACGGGCAGCTGCAGGTGGAGCTCAACCCCGCCGGGGTGCCCGCGGCGATCTGGGTGCTGACTCCCAACGGCCGCTTCACCATCGCCGGGTACGCCGCCCCCAAGAGCCCCGGCCTGTGGCGCGAGGTGGCCACCGAACTGGCCGAATCACTGCGCAACGACGGCGCCCAGGTCAGCATCCAGACCGGCCCGTGGGGCCGGGAAGTGGTCGGCAGCGCCGCCGGGGTGGTTCGGTTCATCGGCGTCGAGGGCTACCGGTGGATGATCCGCTGCGTGGTCAACGGCGCCCCGGAGACCATCGACGCGCTGGCCGTGGAGGCGCGAGCGGCGTTGGCCGACACCGTCGTTCGCCGCGGCGACGAGCCGATGCCGGTGCGCACCCCGCTGCCGGTACAACTGCCCGAACCGATGGCCAGTCAGCTGCGGGCCGCCGCGGCCGCCCAGGCGCAGGGCCAGCAGGTGCCCGACGCCGAACCCACACCCGATCAGCAGGCGCCGGTCGCCCGGCGCAGCGCCCAGGGTTCGGCGATGCAGCAGCTCAACACCATCATCGGCGGCTGA
- a CDS encoding DinB family protein — MSSGDRLTQALVDVCAECFDAMATILTALGDDLANRRPDLPSANSCYAIVNHCIGVVDYWAGSFIAGQRIPRDRDGEFRATGTVEELLTRLSAARARFGEWVVVGLTEGVGDRNLADGIRGGSTRAAVLATATAEWALLHVLHDLAQHVGQMELTRDILLDEQDRRRDKSGGQS; from the coding sequence ATGTCATCCGGTGATCGGCTGACGCAAGCGCTGGTCGATGTCTGCGCCGAGTGCTTCGACGCGATGGCCACGATCCTGACCGCCCTCGGCGACGATCTGGCCAACCGCCGGCCCGACCTGCCGAGCGCCAACAGCTGCTACGCCATCGTCAACCACTGCATCGGAGTCGTCGACTACTGGGCCGGATCCTTCATTGCCGGGCAACGGATTCCCCGTGATCGCGACGGCGAGTTCCGAGCCACCGGGACGGTCGAAGAGCTGCTCACCCGCCTGTCGGCGGCGCGTGCCCGCTTCGGCGAGTGGGTTGTCGTCGGGCTGACCGAGGGCGTCGGCGACCGGAATCTGGCCGACGGCATCCGCGGCGGCAGCACCCGGGCAGCTGTGCTGGCCACCGCGACCGCAGAGTGGGCGTTGCTGCACGTGCTGCACGACCTGGCCCAGCACGTTGGCCAGATGGAGCTCACCCGTGACATCCTGCTCGACGAGCAGGATCGGCGCCGGGACAAATCGGGGGGACAGTCCTAG
- a CDS encoding DUF3039 domain-containing protein — MTTQTIERPDIDERADDGTDDDAPKVFHYVKKDRIAESAVMGTHVVALCGEVFPVTRSAKPGSPVCEDCKRIYESMKKD; from the coding sequence ATGACTACGCAGACCATCGAGCGCCCGGACATCGACGAACGTGCCGACGACGGCACCGACGACGACGCCCCGAAGGTCTTCCACTATGTGAAGAAGGATCGGATCGCCGAGAGTGCGGTGATGGGTACGCACGTCGTCGCGCTGTGCGGTGAGGTGTTCCCGGTCACCCGCTCCGCGAAGCCGGGCTCGCCGGTGTGCGAGGACTGCAAGCGGATCTACGAATCCATGAAGAAGGACTAG
- a CDS encoding RNA polymerase sigma factor, with the protein MAHASHSGSLQCCQAATRWPAAQHDSGDARSTGADTPECRGSKVTHVESSGPGETERVSVAATKTNPATGAASDDVTDSAVAAPAKRTAKAPAKKAAAKAPAKAPAKRAAKAPAKKAAKAPAKRAAKATAPAAEAAEDAVLDDDLDVEPTGDLEDAEDLSLELDEEDGDDIAVADDEAEDTEGASDTSAAPAAEGAADDEDVAEPSEKDKASGDFVWDEEESEALRQARKDAELTASADSVRAYLKQIGKVALLNAEEEVELAKRIEAGLYATQLMTELTDKGEKLPAAQRRDMQWICRDGDRAKNHLLEANLRLVVSLAKRYTGRGMAFLDLIQEGNLGLIRAVEKFDYTKGYKFSTYATWWIRQAITRAMADQARTIRIPVHMVEVINKLGRIQRELLQDLGREPTPEELAKEMDITPEKVLEIQQYAREPISLDQTIGDEGDSQLGDFIEDSEAVVAVDAVSFTLLQDQLQSVLETLSEREAGVVRLRFGLTDGQPRTLDEIGQVYGVTRERIRQIESKTMSKLRHPSRSQVLRDYLD; encoded by the coding sequence CTGGCGCACGCTAGCCACAGCGGGTCGTTACAATGTTGCCAGGCGGCCACGCGATGGCCCGCAGCACAGCATGACAGCGGCGACGCTCGATCGACAGGCGCCGATACTCCAGAATGCCGAGGCTCGAAGGTGACTCATGTCGAGTCGTCGGGCCCCGGCGAGACCGAAAGGGTGTCCGTGGCAGCCACCAAGACCAACCCGGCGACCGGCGCCGCATCCGATGATGTGACCGACAGCGCCGTGGCCGCCCCCGCCAAGCGCACCGCGAAAGCCCCGGCGAAGAAGGCTGCCGCCAAGGCACCCGCGAAAGCACCGGCCAAGCGGGCCGCCAAGGCACCGGCGAAGAAGGCGGCCAAGGCACCGGCCAAGCGCGCGGCGAAGGCCACCGCCCCGGCCGCCGAAGCGGCCGAGGACGCCGTCCTCGACGACGATCTCGACGTCGAGCCCACCGGCGACCTGGAGGACGCCGAAGACCTGTCGCTGGAGCTCGACGAGGAGGACGGCGACGATATCGCGGTCGCCGATGACGAGGCCGAGGACACCGAAGGCGCATCCGATACCTCGGCGGCCCCGGCCGCCGAGGGCGCCGCGGACGACGAAGACGTCGCCGAGCCGTCCGAGAAGGACAAGGCCTCCGGCGATTTCGTCTGGGACGAAGAGGAGTCCGAGGCCCTGCGCCAGGCCCGCAAGGACGCCGAGCTGACCGCGTCGGCCGACTCGGTGCGCGCCTACCTCAAGCAGATCGGCAAGGTCGCGCTGCTCAACGCCGAGGAAGAAGTCGAGCTGGCCAAGCGCATCGAGGCCGGGCTGTACGCCACCCAGCTGATGACCGAGCTGACCGACAAGGGTGAGAAGCTGCCCGCCGCCCAGCGCCGCGACATGCAGTGGATCTGCCGCGACGGCGACCGGGCCAAGAACCACCTGTTGGAGGCCAACCTGCGCCTGGTGGTGTCGCTGGCCAAGCGCTACACCGGCCGCGGCATGGCGTTCCTGGACCTGATCCAGGAGGGCAACCTCGGTCTGATCCGCGCCGTGGAGAAGTTCGACTACACCAAGGGCTACAAATTCTCCACCTATGCCACTTGGTGGATCCGCCAGGCCATCACCCGCGCCATGGCCGACCAGGCCCGCACCATCCGCATCCCCGTGCACATGGTCGAGGTGATCAACAAGCTCGGCCGCATCCAGCGCGAACTGCTCCAGGATCTGGGCCGCGAGCCCACCCCCGAGGAGCTCGCCAAGGAGATGGACATCACGCCGGAGAAGGTGCTGGAGATCCAGCAGTACGCACGTGAGCCGATCTCACTGGACCAGACCATCGGCGACGAGGGCGACTCCCAGCTCGGTGACTTCATCGAGGACTCCGAGGCCGTGGTGGCCGTCGACGCCGTGTCGTTCACCCTGCTGCAGGATCAGCTGCAGTCGGTGCTGGAAACGCTGTCCGAACGCGAGGCGGGCGTCGTGCGGCTGCGCTTCGGCCTGACCGACGGCCAACCCCGCACCCTCGACGAGATCGGCCAGGTCTACGGCGTCACCCGGGAGCGGATCCGCCAGATCGAGTCCAAGACCATGAGCAAGCTGCGGCATCCGTCGCGCTCCCAGGTGCTGCGCGACTACCTCGACTGA
- a CDS encoding OB-fold nucleic acid binding domain-containing protein, with amino-acid sequence MATAERFLSRFTRRLTEDPEQRDVEELTDEAAHTGAQRAIDCQRGQEVTMVGTLRAVDCNGKGCSGGVRAELFDGTDTVTLVWLGQRRIPGIEQGRKLRVRGRLGTLEGGGKAIYNPHYEIER; translated from the coding sequence ATGGCTACCGCCGAGAGGTTCCTCAGTCGCTTCACCCGCCGACTCACCGAGGATCCCGAGCAGCGCGATGTCGAGGAACTGACCGACGAGGCCGCCCACACCGGTGCGCAGCGCGCGATCGACTGTCAGCGCGGCCAGGAGGTGACCATGGTCGGCACCCTGCGCGCGGTGGACTGTAACGGCAAGGGATGCTCGGGCGGGGTACGCGCCGAACTGTTCGACGGCACCGACACCGTCACGCTGGTGTGGCTGGGGCAGCGCCGGATACCGGGCATCGAGCAGGGCCGCAAGCTGCGGGTCCGCGGCCGGCTGGGCACCCTGGAGGGCGGCGGCAAGGCCATCTACAACCCGCATTACGAGATCGAGCGGTGA
- a CDS encoding DUF3159 domain-containing protein: MTDRPEAPADQAPEDQAPEDAETPHTPVARAVLDQMGGISGLIQSSLPIVVLIPVSSRWGLAAGVGAALGVAALVLAWRLWRGESAQPAVSGFIGVGISGLIAFLVGSTKGYFLYGIWMSLAWALVFAVSVLIRRPIVGYAWSWLGGHGGDWRGVRRAVWAFDIATLGWVLVFAARFAVQRHLYDLDETGWLGVVRIAMGWPLTAVAALATFVCIRAAQRAIASAGQ, translated from the coding sequence GTGACCGACCGGCCCGAGGCGCCCGCCGACCAAGCCCCCGAAGACCAAGCCCCCGAAGACGCGGAGACCCCGCACACCCCGGTCGCCCGGGCCGTCCTCGACCAGATGGGCGGTATCTCCGGACTCATCCAGTCGTCGCTGCCGATCGTCGTCCTCATCCCGGTGTCCAGCCGGTGGGGCCTGGCCGCCGGCGTCGGCGCCGCCCTCGGCGTCGCCGCCCTGGTGCTGGCCTGGCGGCTGTGGCGCGGGGAGTCCGCCCAACCCGCGGTGTCCGGCTTCATCGGGGTCGGCATCAGCGGCCTGATCGCCTTCCTGGTCGGCTCGACCAAGGGCTACTTCCTCTACGGCATCTGGATGTCGCTGGCCTGGGCGCTGGTGTTCGCGGTCTCGGTGCTGATCCGGCGCCCGATCGTGGGCTACGCGTGGAGCTGGCTGGGTGGGCACGGCGGCGACTGGCGCGGCGTGCGCCGCGCGGTGTGGGCCTTCGACATCGCCACCCTCGGTTGGGTGCTGGTGTTCGCCGCCCGGTTCGCCGTGCAGCGCCACCTCTACGACCTCGACGAGACCGGCTGGCTGGGGGTGGTGCGCATCGCGATGGGTTGGCCGCTGACCGCGGTCGCCGCGCTGGCCACCTTCGTCTGCATCCGGGCCGCCCAGCGGGCGATTGCCTCAGCCGGGCAGTAG
- a CDS encoding DUF7455 domain-containing protein codes for MTATLTRPELTRADRCDRCGAAARVRATLPSGAELLFCQHHANEHEAKLIAQAAVLEVSGPQQ; via the coding sequence ATGACCGCAACTCTGACCAGGCCCGAACTCACCCGGGCCGATCGGTGCGATCGCTGCGGCGCCGCCGCCCGCGTTCGTGCCACCCTGCCGTCGGGCGCGGAACTGCTGTTCTGCCAGCACCACGCCAACGAGCACGAGGCCAAGCTGATCGCGCAGGCCGCCGTGCTGGAGGTTTCCGGGCCCCAGCAGTAA
- a CDS encoding YihY/virulence factor BrkB family protein, producing MTDQPPAPSPTRHHAWRIAKRTLAKAWDDSIFSEAAQAGFWSVLSLPPLLLGLLGSLSYIAPLFGPDTLGAIQDQLIGASGRFFSKNVVAEIIEPTVRDIVASARGEVVSLGFVISLWAGSSAISALVDSVVEAHGQTPLRHPVRQRFFALGLYVAMLVSAIVVLPFLALGPRTISQHLPDNWDNLLRFGYYPVMLLALITVVTILYRVSLPVPLPTHRLVGGAVLATTVFVVATYGLRVYLNFITRTGYTYGALATPIAFLLFAFFLGLAIMLGAELNNAIQEEWPAPATHADQLRNWLGDRAGQRFSQRTQDSG from the coding sequence ATGACCGACCAGCCACCGGCACCGTCGCCGACCCGCCACCATGCCTGGCGTATCGCCAAACGGACGCTGGCCAAGGCGTGGGACGATTCGATCTTCTCCGAGGCCGCCCAGGCCGGGTTCTGGTCGGTGCTGTCGCTGCCGCCACTGCTGCTGGGGTTGCTCGGCAGCCTGTCCTACATCGCACCGCTGTTCGGGCCGGACACCCTCGGCGCGATCCAGGATCAGCTCATCGGCGCATCCGGCCGGTTCTTCTCCAAGAACGTCGTCGCCGAGATCATCGAACCCACCGTGCGGGACATCGTCGCCAGCGCCCGCGGCGAGGTGGTGTCCCTGGGCTTCGTCATCTCGCTGTGGGCGGGCTCGTCGGCCATCTCGGCGTTGGTCGACTCGGTGGTGGAGGCGCACGGCCAGACACCGCTGCGCCACCCGGTCCGGCAGCGGTTCTTCGCCTTGGGCCTGTATGTCGCCATGCTGGTGAGCGCGATCGTCGTGCTGCCGTTCCTGGCACTCGGGCCGCGCACCATCAGCCAGCACCTGCCCGACAACTGGGACAATCTGCTGCGCTTCGGGTACTACCCGGTCATGCTGCTGGCGCTGATCACCGTCGTCACCATCCTGTACCGGGTGTCACTGCCGGTACCGCTGCCCACCCACCGGCTGGTCGGCGGTGCGGTACTGGCGACCACGGTGTTCGTGGTGGCCACCTACGGACTGCGCGTCTACCTGAACTTCATCACCCGCACCGGCTACACCTACGGCGCGCTGGCCACCCCCATCGCGTTCCTGCTGTTCGCGTTCTTCCTCGGGCTGGCGATCATGCTCGGCGCCGAACTCAACAACGCGATCCAGGAGGAGTGGCCGGCCCCCGCCACGCACGCCGACCAGTTGCGCAACTGGCTGGGCGACCGCGCCGGGCAGCGGTTCAGCCAGCGCACCCAGGACTCGGGCTAA
- a CDS encoding DUF4193 domain-containing protein: MATDYDAPRRTETDDVSEDSLEELKARRNEAQSAAVDVDETDTAENFELPGADLSGEELSVRVVPKQADEFTCSSCFLVHHRSRLASDKNGLMICTDCAA, from the coding sequence ATGGCTACCGACTACGACGCACCGAGACGCACCGAGACCGATGACGTTTCAGAGGATTCTCTGGAGGAACTCAAGGCCCGGCGCAACGAGGCGCAGTCCGCCGCGGTGGACGTCGACGAGACCGATACCGCGGAAAACTTCGAGCTGCCCGGCGCCGATCTGTCCGGCGAGGAACTGTCGGTGCGGGTGGTGCCCAAGCAGGCCGACGAGTTCACCTGTTCCAGCTGCTTCCTGGTGCACCACCGCAGCCGGCTGGCCAGCGACAAGAACGGCCTGATGATCTGCACCGATTGCGCGGCCTGA
- a CDS encoding inositol monophosphatase family protein, with translation MDELRQVAEQLAGEAAEFVRRRRREVFADGTPTAAVRAKSTPTDPVTVVDTETEELVRRRLAELRPGDGVLGEEGGAGASGRAAPGGVTWVVDPIDGTVNFLYGIPAYAVSVAAQIDGVSVAGAVADVAAGQLYSAALGGGAHVSDTAGRRPLHCGDARELSMALVGTGFGYQPARRAAQAQLLAGLLPRVRDIRRIGSAALDLCHVAAGRLDGYYEHGLQRWDWAAGALIAVEAGARVWLPEADTVPTVAAAPGIAEELWQLLVSLDG, from the coding sequence GTGGATGAACTGCGGCAGGTTGCAGAACAGTTGGCCGGTGAGGCCGCGGAGTTCGTGCGGCGGCGACGGCGCGAGGTGTTCGCCGACGGCACCCCGACGGCGGCGGTGCGCGCCAAGAGCACCCCCACCGACCCGGTCACCGTCGTCGACACCGAGACCGAGGAGCTGGTGCGACGCCGGCTCGCCGAGCTGCGGCCCGGCGACGGGGTGCTCGGTGAGGAGGGCGGCGCGGGTGCGTCTGGCCGGGCGGCCCCGGGCGGGGTCACCTGGGTGGTCGACCCGATCGACGGAACGGTGAACTTCCTGTACGGCATTCCGGCGTACGCGGTGTCGGTGGCCGCCCAGATCGACGGGGTGTCGGTCGCCGGTGCCGTCGCCGACGTGGCCGCCGGACAGCTGTATTCCGCGGCGCTCGGGGGCGGGGCGCATGTCAGCGACACCGCCGGCCGGCGCCCGCTGCACTGCGGCGACGCCCGCGAGCTGTCGATGGCACTCGTCGGAACCGGTTTCGGCTACCAGCCCGCGCGCCGCGCCGCCCAGGCACAACTGCTGGCCGGCCTGTTGCCCCGGGTCCGCGACATCCGCCGGATCGGTTCGGCAGCACTGGATCTGTGCCATGTCGCCGCGGGGCGCCTGGACGGCTACTACGAGCACGGGCTGCAGCGCTGGGACTGGGCGGCGGGGGCGCTGATCGCCGTCGAGGCCGGTGCCCGCGTGTGGCTTCCGGAGGCCGACACGGTGCCGACGGTGGCCGCCGCGCCGGGGATCGCCGAGGAGCTGTGGCAGCTGCTGGTCAGCCTCGACGGTTGA